The genomic stretch ACTTGACCAGTATAGTTGTGAACTGAACTCTTAATGTCATTTTGAGTTAATTACTTAAAATACTTTGTATGTGTAgaaatgtattcagtgtgtttacaggCGTATGTGTTCATGCAGCCAAATGTTTACTGATTTATTACGGATTTGATAACACAGAGcaatatatattgcatatatgtttacatttatgttaatgaatgtacagtattgtattgtattataataatcaaATGCAGAGACAGTTATTTAACAATATGTTAAGGATTAGTTATATTCATACACTCTTACAGTTACAACCGGTCCTTTGAGGGCAACCATAATGCTGATGTGGTCCGGGgtgaaaatgagtttgacaccctgcTGTAGAGATTTCTGTAGacaaacaggtttatttacatgaaacagttttgtgttttaatccTTGCGCTAATcttattttttcctttcctttgtaactgtgcattaaaaaaatgcCATTTAAATAGGGTTATTATTTCCCTTCTTCTGGCAGACTGACGTGGAACCAGGACTCCTCTGTTTCAAGAAGCCAACCCAACATATATTCAGGATAAAACAATCCTGgataatattcataaataatttGGTTGTTTGAATGCAGATAAAGGATTGATTTGTTAATATTAGATGATATTTGATGGGAAAAAATACTGAGAGCTTGGTCACATCAGGGAACAGAGAGGTACACAGTTGCTGAACTACTGTACATATCAAAGGAACTGTTGCTGAACTGCATATCAAAgaccctcttctcctcctgtaaCAACCATTTGCGTAATCAAAGGAGGAACTGACCAAAACTAGGTCTTTGCTTTGATCTGTGTATAAATACCATGGGGGATACCCATTCACAATACcattcactcctctgagcagcacacggcgtgtgtgagtgtgtacatcTCTTGTATGTACAATaactcagctccttcttgcaagaatattgattaaaactcttacTTGATTTGGATACTGACTTTGTGGGTTTATTAAGAATATCTTTCCAACAATATTCTATTATTCATATCTGGAATAACAATGTGCTCTTAATTTGTTTCttcatgtgtgtttctttgttacTGATGTCATTGTATTCCACATTGAGCTCCACGATGTTTCCTCGCTTTCTTCACTAATGAACATCTGATCAGTGAATGTGGACTGACTGGGAGCTTCTCCTCCATGGACATGCAGCATACTTTAAGTGACAattagtgatggcgagatgaagcttcatgaagcattgaagctttccatccaattggttcgctcatgggcGGAAGCTTCAAAGCTTCAGCAAAtcgcagcaggtctgtttcgaaccccgggctgctgcggcaagcatttgaatgtgggtcgcctgctctacgagctacgccaccagggatgtgtaatgtacacgttggatgtataTTATCTTtccaacagatttagatttggtatctttacttgctcacaaggaagatgatgctggcgtgcataacaattgtttcgctagttggctggctccataatgatccaatacaaacgcgataccaacaatgcatactacgacaacaacaacccacaaatttgcggttatataaagtgttgattatgagggggctcaattgtggttcgctcccccttatatttcgaatcgcacccCAAACCCGATcttgttcctgaatcagtcacgtggcaGGTTCGCAAGGTTTCGAatgtcatcacatacgtcatcaacacaagcctcgatacgagcttcacaaaaatcttccgcgattacttgacacacgcttcgaagcctcgacacgaaaggacacatcactagtgACAATCACAAGTCTGCACTGAAAATGAAACCTTACCAATGAATCTTAAAAGCTGCTGTAGTTGCATGAACAACTGTCAGCAAAGTGACTTCtgacaaatgttaatgttttaatggtAAATGAATTGCTTTTTTCTCACAGCATCTCAAACTACATtcgatttgtttgtttttagtgtgcaaacttttattttgtcgtTTATTTCATCATGTATAAGTATAGGTCACTCACAGAAAATTAAATAGTGGTAATTACAGCAGCAGATCATAGTTATATTTTAGAATAACCGGCATGTTCTCATCTACAACTCTTTCAATATACTGTAAGTCTACTAAAGCGAGCCATGGGTATCTAAAAATAAGTTTATGTGGTTGACAGTAAAGCTTCAGGGTCATCATCCAGCTTACTATCAATGAGCCTGCACTTTCGCAGTTCAGGTataaaaaggttcaatgtgtagtccTGAGCCACCTGATCCAAAGAAACAGGGcacagtatttcacctctaaactggctccatacaatctacatttaaagatgtaatattttgtcatttttaattgtaCTGAGCTCAGCAGAACCAGgtccagccctgcagtcacagctgctggacctgtgtaacggtagcaacagggagtctgcagttccccggtgctgtggctgaactccagctaactgctaactgaagctacgctgtttcccggggctgcagatatacactcagaggtttttcaatctggatttagagttcatcatagcacagagacggcactggtgaaagttaccaatgaccttctattggcttcagacaaaggactcgtctctgttcttgtcttgttagacctcagtgctgctttcgacactgttgatcatgacattctactacagagactggaacattgtgttggcataagaggaaccgcactaagctggttcaagtcctatttatctgagcgatctcaatttgtacttgttaacgataaatcctccatgacagccaaagtcagtctcagagttccgcagggttctgtacttggaccgattctattcaccttatatatgcttcctttgggcaatattataaggaaccactctataaactttcattgttatgcggatgatacccaattatatctatcaattaaaccagatgaaaccaatcaattggctaaacttcaagcatgccttaaggacacaaatttggattcatccaaactttctatttctttttttttttccaacacaacatcatttctgtcaaatgttgtatttgtactatgttgtttatcctgtacacacgacatctattgcacgtctgtccgtcctgggagagggatccctcctcagttgctctccctgaggtttcttccattttttcccctttaattttggggtttcttttaggaagtttttccttgtgcgatgcgagggtctaaggacagaggatgttgtaacctgtacagtctgtaaagcacactgagacaaatgtataatttgtgatattgggctatacaaataaatttgatttgatttgatttgattcagaGGAACAGCCTCCTGGGAGCtgtgaggacaaagagaggtggtgcgggggggtttctcctttctgccactttgaatgtaatccagtaaacaaactataaaaacaggaacaagtcggtaatatttacaagagagtcagcagctgtacttcctctccctctgtactaaggcagactggagctacaccgaaacactatcacctctagaggaacaagtggcattacagactggacggagcacagctagctgttagcatgctaacttcagtagatatctctgcaacacaacacacagacgtctttgtACCTTTAAGAACTTGTTGCTTTAACTGACAACAGTTACGGATGAATTGTAAACCATCTTTGaataagcaaaaaaaaatacaaaataatgtaaaatcacaaaataatcTGGTAAAGAGGCCAAGATAGTGAACAAGGAGAAGGTAGAGAAGCTCTTCCAGGAAGGCAAAGCCAGGGATGCCCGGTGAGACACTGGCTGGCCTAATAATCCAACCATACCCAGATCTGAGTCCAAGGAATGTCAGCATGGCAGAGAACCTGAACAACTTCTCTGCAGGTGTGACCAGCACAACTTCACACTGGATAACCATCTGCCCTGGCTGCCATGTCACTCACCACTGCAAACCTGAAACTGCAGCCTGGGGATGTAGAACACACCCTGAAGAGGATGACCCCAAACAAAGCACCAGGGCCGGACCAGATCTGTGGCCGCGGCCAACTGTCCAGTGCCCAAAAAACCCATGTCCCCTGTGATAACGACTACAATCCCGTAGTTTCCCAGTTACAGAAGGAAGTAGGCGTGCACACTGATCCAGGCTGAGATGGACATGTTTTCAGAGTGGTGAAGGGGGAAGTGCTTTCAAAACCAAGGAGAAATCCTCTTCTCCAAATGTCAGCaactcctcttctctctgaggAAACTCCAGGTCCACCAATTAGTCTTCATTGAATCCATCATCACCTTCAACAGAACAGCCTGGTTTGGTGCTCTGGGCAACGTCCACCTCAATCCGCTCAACAAATTCATTAGAATGAGCAGCAAAATTGGACTGGACCAAGAACCACTGGGTAGCATCAAAAGCAGACGAACTGAAATGAAATATACTTGGATATTTCGGTCTCCGCTGATTcgactttaaaaaagaaaataaagaagaaatctGTCTCTGAATGCTAAATTGCATTAGTACCCCTTAAAATGTCCTGGGTCACAGGAAGAACACACAAGGGCTGAACcgtttgacatttaaaatgaaaagatgaccattttaaagtataataaaaagtgtttttctcatGAACAATGGTACTATGGGTTCTGTGCTGGCATCCGAAGTTACCTCATCAGCCATGACAAACATATTCTCCTCATAGGCGAAGTGGAGCACCTCCTCTATACACTTCTTACTCTGCACCTGACCTGAGGACACGGGAGACATAGAGAACAGTGATCACTCAAGTAAATCCCAAGCTGGTGTCAGGGCTGAAGCACACATCTGAACACACAATGGAAATGTTTGTCCCAgttaataaacagaaaaataaatgtggaaacaaTTCAGCCCCTTAACACAGTCTGAACCTGAATAAGATAATACTTTCAATTCacaaataatactttaaatattctACAATAATTAGGGAAATAAGAAATAAGTCATGTCACTCAaatttatgatcaaatacatgaaatatataaagtattacaGCCCAGCCTAATCTGGTTCGGCCAGAGAATCAAAGCTCTACTGCACTCACGAGTAAAGTCACTATTTATGTTGCAAAAATACCAGAGCTCACCTTGCCCGAGGGTCAACCCTATAATAGAATTGGCAAGCCTAGATACAGTAACGCTAATAttatcagtggtggaatgtaacttgtattttgtatcaatatattatagtatttatattgttgtgaaaatatatttgtatttgtatttgtaataaactgtatttattcaggtttcacgtggtggccttttattgtgagcaGCCTCAGACACACCTGTGCAGTAACCATGccgtctaatcagcatcttgatatgccacacctgtgaggtggatggattatctcagtgCTCGCtaacagatttaaacacattgtgaacaatatttgagagaaataggccctTTTGTGTTGATAGAAAAGTCTTAGATCttggatttcagctcatgaaaaatgggagcaaaaacaaaagtgttgcgtttatatttttggtcagtGTAATTACCAAatataagtacatttttagTTTCACCTCTTATTTGGAAGTGGAAGTTTCTttgtgctgctcactaaagtgaaaaacaaaacataaaaagttgAAATAGATAGAAAGTGTGACTAAGCTGCTCACTGTCTGAACAAATCAATAATATCTCACCGGTGGGGTTTCCAGGGTTGATGATGCAGAGGACTCTGGGCTGGCAGTGTTGTTTGGCAGTCAGGTAAGCTCGCTGCAGTTCTTCAATGTCCAGTGCCCAGCAATTGTCCTCATCCAGGTAGTAGTTAATGTGCACTGCCTCCAACTCTGATATGGCTGCAGAGTACAGCGGGTACTGAGGGATGGGGATCATCACGCCCGTCCTGCAGGTGTCCTGACCCGACACTAGCAGCTTCAGGATGCTCTGGAAACAACACACATGACTTGTGATGTGATTCATTAGTTTGCAGAAGCTGCTCCCCACTATCAGACTtacacactgcaaacacaatCACATGTTACGGTCCAGAAGTGACAACTTATCTTCTAAAGAAATCACAGCGTGCACACAATCAGTACTGCACGTAGTAATTCACTACTCCACGCTTCAGTTACATTCACATGGAGTAAGGTGAAGGGCAGTATATCAGCACTGCTGCAGACTTCAGCTgtgctcctccctctcttctctgaTGGCTCACACTCACCATCACTGTGAAAATGGACTTGGTGGAAGTTGCAGAAATGTGGAGAAACCATGTGGACCACTGCCCATTTTCACATCAATCCACACCTTGCCAACTGCTGTGGACGGAGGCATTGACTGAGGTTCATCTTGTTAAAGTTACAACATGTGCTGTCTTAGAGGGGCATTTCACCATTGTATTTAGTGAAACAGAACAGCACTCTTCAAGCCTTACTGAAGGCAAAAGGTGCCATCACTATGACAACAACTGTCATTTATCTCATAATGCCTTCCCCTGACCCTTGCCATCAACACAAAGTGCTGTTCATACCATGATGCCATCACTGGCCCCTGTGGTGAGGTAGATGTTGTTCCAATCAGAAGGTACACCCTGGTCTCTCTGTGTGATGTAGTCAGCAACATGCTGACGGATACACTCCACCCCCTGACTGGCACTATACGAGcctgaagaaaacacacaccgTACGGTATACATCAAAAGGGTTTAacatgcaataataataataaagatatttattacaCCCACCTAGGCTCTGTCCTCCACAGTCCTGCAGAATGCGCTGGGCTCGTTGCTTGGCATCTTCAGGGAAAGATGGACTCTCCAGCAGCTGTGGGTAACAACACAGAGCCACCACCTGCAGAGAGGCACAAAGGTTACATTCAAACACAAGAAGAGAGAACTACATACTCAAAGGTTTGCTTATAGTGTTCTCAATCAATTGGAACAACCGGTCAATATTAAGACAAGTTCACATAAACCGTTTTCATAGGGAAAGTTTAATGTGAAATTGACTTgaaattttacattttaaaatgacagacaaTGAGCTTAATCCTTTTCCTGCTGATGGATATTATAGCTTTCCAGCAAAGTAGGTGAACAGAACAAAAGGAGTGCAGCTTCCTCTGTCACAGAGAGGCAGGTATGGGGGACAGGGGGACACACGCTGGTGGGACACACGCCGGTGCAGGGGGACACACGCTGGTGGGACACACGCTGGTGCAGGGGGACACACGCTGGTGGGACACAAGCTGGTGCAGGGGGACACATGCTGGTGGGACACACGCTGGTGCAGGGGGACACATGCTGGTGGGACACAAGCTGGTGCAGGGGGACAGTTGCTCATCATCATTTTGCACAATCGGAGCAAATACTGCAAATGACCCACTCAAAAGTTAAGGACTGACAGGAGGTCTGTTGCTTCCTAATTCAATGCCTGTCACCCTCACCTGACGGAGGAAAGTGATTGGCTGCTGACCCATGGCATGGGCATCACCGATGTTGGCTTTGATCACCTCTGTGAAAGACTCTTTCACTCCCTGCAGGGACAAGACACAAAGAGAATCACGATCCATCACCAAGCTAATTACAATAAGAGGCTTTTGATACTAAAGTCAACACTGCCATCGTCATCACTGCACAGAGTTGGCACACAGTGCATCTTGAAGCCGCACTGACTTACTTTTAAAGTAAGTGAAGAGAACCCGCCGGCAGCAGAGGATGATGCAACTTTTCTTTAGCTCTGCTGTCATGTTGACGAGCTGCATCGTCACGCAGATTAACCCGTTTATTAAACCCTTGTCCaagtgttttattaaatgcaaaAAGTAGCATCAACTGTTACTACTATGCAATGATTGGATCttcagacagactgacaggtaGCGTTAGCCGCGGACGTACTTGCTGCAGCCTCCTCTCGATGTCTCCCGCCTTAATAACGATGGGTCCTCTCACAGCGTACTCCACTGCTTTCACCTGCGGGTTTAAGGTCGCCATGGTCAGGCTCTTCTCTCGCATCCTGACTGGGTGTCCATGTCCCGTATGCACAGTCGCCTCTGCCGTGCTGAACCGCTTCAGTCCGGACTGCACAGTAACGTCAGGCCCAGGCTGCGTTTTAAATCGAGCCTGCtgccataaataaaaataaagcgATGTCGTCCGATGGGGAACAGACGGACGGACGAAGTCTTTCAGACGATGCATGTCTCCTCAGGATCGGTTCGATGCTTTCTCAATCAGGAAAAACCGTTAATGAGGTAAAGTAGTGATGGGTCATGCGCACAAGCATCGGCTCTGAGAGCCGGCTCTTTGTAGTGAATCAGAAGAGCCGGCTCGCATCGAGTGAGAGCCGGCTCCCAGTTTTTTGCCCATTCGCTGCTTAGGTTTCACTTTCAGTGCTCAGTCCCAGCTCTGGTTATGACAGAGGTCTGTTATGATTGGCCAGCATGGCGACCAGCATGCGGCATTCACGTGAGAATTAAGGATGTGTAAACAGAGAGGGGGCGGGGCAGACACACCACTTGACTCCACTGcaagtgaagagagagacagagcggtgAGGACTGAGGAGCGTGTGTGCGTCTTGCATTGTCGTGTAGTTTAACTATGAGTGACACTAGAAAGCGAAGCAGCATCTGGCTGCAGTTTAAAGATATTGGGAACAACAAAGCAAAGTGCCTTCACTGCAAAACGAAGGTCACTATAAGAGCAGGTTCCACCACAAACCTGCATAGACATATCAGAACTGTCCATCCTACAGTGCAGTTAGAGGAGAGAGGGCAAGCCAGCTCACCATCTACTGATCCTGGTGTGTCTCATACCAGAACAACAGCTGCTGTAACGTCTACTGCCATCCCCATGCGTGCAAGTATAACCTCTCCTACTGCAACTCAAAGCAAAATAAGTCAGTTTTTACCTAAACTGATGACCCCAGCCAAACAGCACAGTATTGATGATGAGTTGGCTAAAATGGTAGCTTCTGATTTTCAACCCTTTTCCATTGTGGAGGACAAAGGAATGAAAAACTTTGTCAAAGCCCTAAATCCCACATACACTCTACCCAGTAGAAAAACACTTTCCCAAACAATGATCCCAAACTATATGACACAGAACATGCATTATGGCAAGAAAGGGTGAAAAAAGCTCCATCAGTTTGCCTGACAACTGACTGCTGGACCTCCAGAACAACCTGCTCTTTCATGTCTGTCACTTGCCACTTTATTGAAGATTACAAGATGACATCTCGCCTTCTGGACTGCTTCGAGTGCACcgacagacacactgcagaaaaCTTGGCAGAGGAGCTACTAAGAGTGGCAAAAGAGTGGCAAGTGGTGTGCTGTGTGAGTGATAATGCTGCAAACATCACCAAAGCCATAAAAATTTTGAAGTGGACCCATCACCCATGTCTGGCGCATACACTAAACCTGGTGGTTAGAGATGCTCTGAAGGTGATCAAAACAACCGTGGATAAGGTGAAGGCTGTTGTGGAGTTTTTCCACAAAAGCACAGTGGTTTTGTCACAGAATAAATGCACAGAATTAGGCAATTATAAGGTCTctcataaaaacactgaaagcaaAAGGGTTTTCAACACATAAACCATGATTTTTTTTCAAAGGTAAGGTAAAATATAGGCTACAAAAGATCCTAAATAAAGAGCCGTTCGGGAGTCGAAAGAGCCGGATCTTCTTTGGGAGCCGAGTCAAAAGAGCCGGCTCTCAGAAAAGAGCCGAACTTCCCATCACTAAGGTAAAGGCAGATACCACTGACTCACTGTGCTCCTAGCACGCCTCGCGCAGTTGATGACAGTGTGTCAATCTGTCATCAACACCCAAATTACGCTCAGACTATTTTAACCTGCGATTTCCATTTCTTCTCGAGGAAACTTTATTGACCAAAGAATCACTCattaacattataaatatatatacatatatatacatgcatatatatatatatatatatatatatatatatatatacacatacatatatatatacatacatatatatatatataaatacatatatatatacatacatatatatatatatatatatatatacatacatacatatatatatacatacatatatatatatacatacatatatatatacatacacatagatatacatatatacacatacatatacacatacacacacatagatatacatatatacacatacatatacacatacatacatatatatatatacacatatatataaatacataaatatatacacatatatatatacatacatatatatatatacatatatatatatatgtacgtacatatatatacatatatatatacatacatatacatacatatatatacatacatatatatatatacatacatatatatatacacatatatatatacatacatatatatacatactatatatatatatatataaatgtatatatatatatacatacatatatatatatatatatatatatatatatatatatatatatatatacatacatacagtatatctcaaaagtgagtacaacCCTTTAgattttgcaaatattctgttatatcctttcaggggataacattatcctactgaaactttgatataacttaaagtagtcagtgtgctgcttgaataacagtatagatttattgtcctttgaaaattactcagtacacagctgttaatgtctaaacagctggcaacaaaagtgagtacaccccatagtgaacatgtcctaattgtgcccaaagtgtcaatattttgtgtgaccaccattgttatctagcactgctttaaccctcctgggcatggaattcaccagagctgcacaggttgcttctggaatcttcttccactcctccacgacgacatcacggagcatatatatgtatatatatatatatgtatatatatatgtatatatatatatatatatatacatacatatatatacatatatatatacatatatatatatatatatatatatatatatatatatacatatatatatatatatacatatatatatatacatatatatatatatatacacatatata from Cottoperca gobio chromosome 3, fCotGob3.1, whole genome shotgun sequence encodes the following:
- the gpt2 gene encoding alanine aminotransferase 2 isoform X1, translated to MHRLKDFVRPSVPHRTTSLYFYLWQQARFKTQPGPDVTVQSGLKRFSTAEATVHTGHGHPVRMREKSLTMATLNPQVKAVEYAVRGPIVIKAGDIERRLQQGVKESFTEVIKANIGDAHAMGQQPITFLRQVVALCCYPQLLESPSFPEDAKQRAQRILQDCGGQSLGSYSASQGVECIRQHVADYITQRDQGVPSDWNNIYLTTGASDGIMSILKLLVSGQDTCRTGVMIPIPQYPLYSAAISELEAVHINYYLDEDNCWALDIEELQRAYLTAKQHCQPRVLCIINPGNPTGQVQSKKCIEEVLHFAYEENMFVMADEVYQDNVYSSDCQFHSFKKVLYEMGPEYFNNVELVSFHSTSKGYTGECGFRGGYMEVLNMDPQVKVQLIKLLSVRLCPPVAGQAAMDVIVNPPKEHEPSYAQFTKEKSSVLDVLAHKARLTERILNSVPGIKCNPVQGAMYAFPRIFIPPRAIQEAQARSMAPDMLYCLKLLEETGICVVPGSGFGQREGTYHFRMTVLPSPEKLKVLLGKLKDFHLCFLEEYSQEEPQLSRSSQHQHRENSKPDA